One Hevea brasiliensis isolate MT/VB/25A 57/8 chromosome 5, ASM3005281v1, whole genome shotgun sequence genomic region harbors:
- the LOC110635644 gene encoding major latex allergen Hev b 5 — translation MASVEVESAATALPKNETPEVTKAEETKTEEPAAPPASEQETADATPEKEEPTAAPAEPEAPAPETEKAEEVEKIEKTEEPAPEADQTTPEEKPAEPEPVAEEEPKHETKETETEAPAAPAEGEKPAEEEKPITEAAETATTEVPVEKTEE, via the exons ATGGCCAGTGTtgag GTTGAATCAGCTGCAACAGCATTGCCAAAGAATGAGACACCTGAGGTGACCAAGGCTGAGGAGACGAAGACCGAAGAACCTGCAGCACCACCTGCCTCTGAGCAAGAAACCGCCGATGCTACACCTGAAAAAGAGGAACCTACAGCTGCTCCCGCAGAACCGGAAGCTCCAGCTCCTGAAACCGAGAAGGCTGAAGAAGTAGAAAAGATTGAGAAGACCGAGGAGCCTGCACCAGAAGCAGATCAAACCACTCCAGAGGAAAAGCCAGCTGAGCCTGAGCCTGTTGCAGAGGAGGAGCCCAAACATGAGACCAAAGAGACTGAAACAGAGGCACCTGCAGCTCCTGCAGAGGGAGAGAAGCCAGCTGAAGAAGAGAAGCCAATTACTGAAGCAGCAGAGACAGCCACCACAGAAGTTCCGGTGGAAAAAACAGAGGAATAA